Below is a genomic region from Anaerolineales bacterium.
GCTGCCGCGCCCCGAGCCAACCCCCCTGCCGGCGGCGGATGCGGCCGCCCCGGCGAGTTGAGGTTGTCATGCAGACGACCATCAGCACCGATTTCGCCCGCAGAATTCAGTCGCAGACCGGCGAGAACGTCTCACTCTGCTACCAGTGCGTCCGCTGCACGAGCGGGTGCCCGCTGGCCGAGCATTTTGACCTGGCGCCCAATCAGGTGATGCGGGCAGCCCAGTTGGGGATGGAGGACGCCATCTTCAACAGCCTCACCCCGTGGCTGTGCGCCTCGTGCCAGACCTGCACCACCCGCTGCCCGCAGGGAATCGATGTCGCCCGTGTCATGGACTACATCATCGAGGAAGCCATCGAACGCGGCCTCGAGCCTAAGGTGCCTGCGGTCGCTTTGTTCAACAAGGTCTTCCTGCGTGACGTCGATCTGCTGGGCCGGTCGTACGAACTGGGCCTGCTGGCGGAGATGAACCTGCGAACCGGGAAGCCTTTCAAGGACATCGACCTCGGCCTGAACCTGCTGCGGCACGGCAAGATCAAGTTCCTGCCGCATATCGTCCGCCGCGGCAAGCGCAAGGCGCCGTTGGCGCCGGCTTCGCGCCCGCCGGACGAAATCGGCTACTACCCGGGCTGCTCACTGCATTCGATGGCCGAGGAATTCGATCAGTCGACTCGGGCCGTGCTTGAGGCCCTCGGCCTGAAGCCCGTCGAGCCCGA
It encodes:
- a CDS encoding heterodisulfide reductase-related iron-sulfur binding cluster, with the translated sequence MQTTISTDFARRIQSQTGENVSLCYQCVRCTSGCPLAEHFDLAPNQVMRAAQLGMEDAIFNSLTPWLCASCQTCTTRCPQGIDVARVMDYIIEEAIERGLEPKVPAVALFNKVFLRDVDLLGRSYELGLLAEMNLRTGKPFKDIDLGLNLLRHGKIKFLPHIVRRGKRKAPLAPASRPPDEIGYYPGCSLHSMAEEFDQSTRAVLEALGLKPVEPEGWVCCGSTPAHRTDHRLAVQLPLESLILFEQEGLSDVILPCAACFNRFRAATRDLRRDPALQAELEQDLGQTYHDSLNILSLLDLILERVGLEAVAQRLVKPLDGLKVVCYYGCLLTRPPGVTGSEAAEYPMQMDRLLQTLGATVLDWDRKVSCCGASLSATQS